AAAATGCCAAATTTGTCAATTTCAGAGGGAAACAGGTGGATATAATGAATACAAGGTAATATATGTGCATAATACAATCATCGTGGATTAAATGATGACATTGACATGTCTCTTTCTGTACTGAACTGGTCAGAATCACCGAGTGAGTAGTGGCCTATTGGTACTGTATATAAATCTGTTGGCTCAGATGTTGAATATGTTGGCTCTTCGTTGTGTTTACGATAATTATCTTGCATTGATGTGTGTGTTGACGATGACGATTTCATCAAATTTTCTAGCTCCATAGCAACTTCTTTCATTGTAGGCCTATCTTCACTCTTCAAACTGAGGCATCTCTTTGCAAGTTTTGCAACTGAAAGGACTTGCTCTCTATTCCCTTCAGCCACAACCCGAGTCTCAAGGACATGGAGCACATTGTTTCCTTTCATCAATGAAATGAAATATGATGCGATATTACGTTGTTCTTCGGATCTCTCCAACGATATAGGTCTTTCTCCTGTTAGGAGCTCTACAAGAACTACACCAAAACTATAAACATCGCTTTTACCTGTCAACTGGCCAGAATGATGGTATTCTGGATCCAAATAACCTAAGGTCCCCTGAACAAGTGTGTCTATTTCATTTTGATCTAACGGATTTAACCTTGATGCTCCAAAATCAGCCACTTTTGCTGTGTAATTTTCATCCAACAGTACATTGGCTGATTTAATATCTCTATGAATAATGGGTATAGAAGCTGCAGAGTGTAAGTATGCAATTGCGCCTGCAGTTTCGGCTGCAATTCTCAACCTACTTTCCCAAGAAATGGATGATGACATTCCATCTTTAGCGATATGGATATGTTGAGAGAGGGTTCCATTAGAAACATATTCATAGACAAGTAAGGGGACTTCAGTCTCTAAACAACACCCCAAAATCTTCACAACATTTCGGTggttaacctgagttaagatgactagctcattgatgaattcttCAATCTGACTCTCATCAActatttttgatttctttatgGCAACAACACGATTATCAGATAAAGTTCCTTTGTAAACTACACCATGACCTCCACGCCCAAGGATCAATTTGTCATCATAGTTGTTGGTTGCCAGTTTTAGTTCTTCTGCTGTAAAGATCTTTGCAGATGATTCTCCGCCACCTTCTTGTGAAGACGTTTGCTGCTTTAACAATAAACCTCCATTCTTTTGAAAGAATTTTGCCTTGAGAAGGATTTGCTTTCTTTTCCTCAAACTTAGGTATAACAAAGAACtaccaataactaaaaacaagAGGCCTAAACCGATACCTGCATTCACATTGACCATTTTTATTTTAGTATGCCTAACATACAAATATTTTGAATTTAAAAACTCAATTTGAGTGAATGGTTGTTGATGACTCTATTCTGATATCATTAAAATTTTAAGGAAGTTTTACCGAGAGAGATCTTAAACACCGGAGACCCTTCATTATTGTGAACGCAACCACTCCCACCTCTCTTCCCATCGCCACGACTCCCTTTTGGACAAGAACAATTGTAACTCCCAATGGTGTTTGTGCAAATCCCTACACAAGGTTTGTTGTTTTGATCCTCACACTCATTTATGTCTGTTTTAAGATACATAAGAATCGGTTTAGCTCTGCAGTTTTTAAGATACATGTCAACAAATTCAACATAAGATGAATTCATAGTACTTTGCATACCTTGGCATCCAGGACTGAGATAAGGGTTCCCCTCGTATCCATTGTTGCAAGTGCAGAGATATCCAGGATTGCTGTCAACATCGCTGCATTTACTATTTTCCTGGCAAACAAAACTTGCCAAGTCCTTTTGTGCTTCTTCGCAAGTCTTATTCCCTATAGCCCAATCAAGTACAACAGGTACATCTGTCACTTTGCTCATGAAATTATTTCCATCCAAGATATCAGATGCACTGAATGTGTACTGATCTTGCTCAGCTACGAAAGCATAACTACAAGGATCGAAAGACCAGGTCGATGAAACATTCAGCCATGGGGTTTTCTTTTTCACGAGCATAGTTGTAAACACCTGTACTCCCTTGGGGATGGTACTCCGGCAACACCCTTTTCCGAAGCAAGACCCAGTCATCACACTTCCCCTATTATCACAATCCGACGAACACGAGCTGGAAAAATCTTTTAACCCATTCCTATTCCCATATATAGATGCATATGTGTCGCACCCGATCCCAAAGAACATGTTTTTTGTATGCGATACTGTAAATTGTGTTTCAGTGAAGTTCATCGATGCCCACCAAATATCAACCGTGACGTTGCCGGATTCACTGTAACATAAGGCAGCTGGGTTGTTTCTAGTGCGAATTTCAGTTTCTGTTATATCTATGACTTCAAGATTACCTGTACCTTGGAAGGCCTTGGGAGGGTGAAAAGAAGTATTGCAAGTAATGCTGTAATCAAACCCGGTTCCCCCAATTGAGCAATCATTCCCGTTCGAATTGATTATTCCAAACGGATAGGGAATTGAAACATTACCACATTTGGCATCACACCCTGCTTTTGTCCTGAAGAATGGAGGAACTGATGATGAAGATGCTACGGTTAAGAAAAAGAGTTGCACTAGATATAAGAGCTTTAGAAGCATTATGCAACCAGTATTATGATTCTTGTTTTTTTCGTTATCAAATGATATTTGATAGCTAGGTTTGATCAATCTTGATGAACAAAGAAGGTTTCTACAATTCTGCATAAGAATATGAGCAGCAGTTTGGATTAGTGGATGGAGTACATGTGATTTTTATAATACATATAGGCaagtagcaaaaaaaaaaaaaaatactttataagaaaaagaagaagattggactTTGAAttattcggttttgctcttgccAGTTCCAACCTTGATTATAAATTCAGCTATTGTTAATTGCATCATTCATAATACATCTTCTGGCCTACTGCTAGTATTTTCGTTTCTTTTTCTACCAAGTTTTTACCATACACTCAGTTGTTCTTAGTCACTAATTAAGCATTAAAAGGGCTTGTTTCCGTTTACTTCACTTTGTTTCATTTACTCCCATGTACGGAAACTGAAATTAACTGAAATTGATTCAGTTTGACGGCTCGTTTTTCAAGGCCATAACCTTAAAAAAATAATCTGATGCCACTAattcattgatgaaaataatcaTTTTGGGAAATTGGGAATGGCCACACTATTAACAACAGCTCAAGTAAAAAATTGGTCATCGGTTAATTGGTGTCTTCGGGTTGAGGATGGCATGTAATATTTCCTTCTTTTATTCTGACCCGTTCCGCTGAAGTTTTCTTGATTGATAAAATATGTAGATTATTTCTGGCAATTTATCTTGGAATATAATTAGTTCTTGATTTGTTCATAGCTGGGATAGGATTCTCAAATATCTATCAAAATGCataaatcttctttttttccgGTGTCATTATAGTAATGGTAaaatcattgggtgatgataccaatgACCTGAATTTGAAACTCGCTAGTACCAAATACTTTACCTAAGTTAATAACTATGGCTCAAAGGTTTGTTCTTGTTTGATTAATTTGGAAACCTATTAGAGCACACTCATGTTAATATGTACTTTAGGAGTATCGGATGATCTTTTAACTCATGTTAACATGTTAATATGTACTTTAGGAGTATTGGATGATCATTATTCGATTGACTAAATATTTCTATATATGATTGTCAAGTTGTTGCAACTTGTACTATATCGGAAAAATCAAAGTACAAGTTGATCGAATAGGTAAGTACATTAGTGGAGCACGTCGTAACATCTTTCTTTCTCAACTAATCAGGAACGTCTTATCCACGATAGACGGAATTTGTACCGACTACCGCGTCACCGAATATAGGATCCTTTGACATTGACAGTTCAGATAAATTTTAATTGCAATGACTAAATACAATCctcaaaaaattaaatacaacctTTTTTTATGAAAACAAAGCATTTGTTAACCTAATTAATGTAGGTGCCAAAAACCCACCATCATCGAATTCACGACCATGAATCGAATGTTCATGACTAATGAATTAACTGTTAATATCAAACTGAGCCGGTGATTAGAGAAAAATCCAATGATGCCATAGCTTATTCCATCATCTTTCAAATCGCTATCATCCACAAATGAAAATTTTAATTTTGACAACCTAAAGTTATCTAATATAATTATCATAGGAtcaaagaaaaaatattaaataacATCA
This is a stretch of genomic DNA from Papaver somniferum cultivar HN1 chromosome 1, ASM357369v1, whole genome shotgun sequence. It encodes these proteins:
- the LOC113328790 gene encoding wall-associated receptor kinase 2-like, with protein sequence MQNCRNLLCSSRLIKPSYQISFDNEKNKNHNTGCIMLLKLLYLVQLFFLTVASSSSVPPFFRTKAGCDAKCGNVSIPYPFGIINSNGNDCSIGGTGFDYSITCNTSFHPPKAFQGTGNLEVIDITETEIRTRNNPAALCYSESGNVTVDIWWASMNFTETQFTVSHTKNMFFGIGCDTYASIYGNRNGLKDFSSSCSSDCDNRGSVMTGSCFGKGCCRSTIPKGVQVFTTMLVKKKTPWLNVSSTWSFDPCSYAFVAEQDQYTFSASDILDGNNFMSKVTDVPVVLDWAIGNKTCEEAQKDLASFVCQENSKCSDVDSNPGYLCTCNNGYEGNPYLSPGCQDINECEDQNNKPCVGICTNTIGSYNCSCPKGSRGDGKRGGSGCVHNNEGSPVFKISLGIGLGLLFLVIGSSLLYLSLRKRKQILLKAKFFQKNGGLLLKQQTSSQEGGGESSAKIFTAEELKLATNNYDDKLILGRGGHGVVYKGTLSDNRVVAIKKSKIVDESQIEEFINELVILTQVNHRNVVKILGCCLETEVPLLVYEYVSNGTLSQHIHIAKDGMSSSISWESRLRIAAETAGAIAYLHSAASIPIIHRDIKSANVLLDENYTAKVADFGASRLNPLDQNEIDTLVQGTLGYLDPEYHHSGQLTGKSDVYSFGVVLVELLTGERPISLERSEEQRNIASYFISLMKGNNVLHVLETRVVAEGNREQVLSVAKLAKRCLSLKSEDRPTMKEVAMELENLMKSSSSTHTSMQDNYRKHNEEPTYSTSEPTDLYTVPIGHYSLGDSDQFSTERDMSMSSFNPR